The Clostridium aceticum genomic interval TTGACAGAAGCAAGAAAACTTATTTCACTACTTTTTCAATTAATTGTACCACTTCCGCTTCCTCCATATCAGCAGCAAGAATAAGTTCACTTAACAATATTTGTCTTGCATTGTTCAATATTTTTCTTTCACCAGTAGAAAGCGTTTTTTCGCGATCTCTCAACATTAAATTCCTTACTACTTCTGCTACTTCATAGATATCACCACTTTTAATTCTATCCATATTAGCTCTATATCTTCTGTTCCAGTTTTGAGGCATTTTTGTAACATCTGATGCAAGTACTGCCATCACCTGCTCTACCTCTTTTAAACTTATAACAGATCTAATACCTATATCCTCTACATTATCTAAAGGAATCATTACCTTCATATTATTTAAAGGCATTCTCATTATATAATACTTTCTAGACTTACCTAAGATTTCTCGTTCCTCAATAGCTTCAATAATTCCAGCACCGTGGATAGGATAAGCAATTTTATCACCAATATTGAACATATTTTTCCCCCCTACAGAACTGCTTATTTTTATTAATTATAGTATACATGATCAGAGTATGGATGTCAAATAAAAATATTATTTTATCACATGCCTTATAAATTGTCAATAAAATTTTCATTGTGACATAGATGGATATGTTTTTTGAAACTTCCTCCAATTGACAAATTGTATAGGATAAAAGTATAATTAAATCATGACAAAGCAAACGTTTACTACAATTGCTTAAGGTCTTTCACAAATTTTTCTGCATTTTGGGTAATACTTTACAGAAATTTTTAAATCTTTTTTTCAAAATTTTACATTTTGTTTTCTGTATTCTTAGCTATTATATATAGTATTGGTATACATTGATTAAATTAATTTTATTATTAATAATGAGGAGTTGTTCTTATGGAAAAGTTTTCTTTGGAGAGTTTTCAACACAAAGTTGATGATGTTTTAGTTAGACATAGTAGTATTTTGGATATATTGACAAAGCTTCAGGAAAGTAGTGCACGAATAAATCGTGCTGTCGCTAAGTCTGCCACTTTCTGTGGATGCATAGAATTAAACATAACCAAACAAGAAGTTCCTCAAGACATTTCTTACTCACAACTAAAAGATTATATGTCTAGTCATGTAACAGGAAATCTATGCGATGTTTGTAGAGAAAAGATAGAACAAGAGTTGTCTATCAACTTTTTTTACATAACTGCCCTTGCTAATGCTTTTAATACAAATATTGAGGACCTTCTGAACAATTATTATGAAAATCAATTAAAAACCTTAGGTAAGTATGGTTTACTATAAACATACAACTATAAATTGAGGGTAAGCCTTTCACCCTATAACTTAATTATACAGCAAAAGGTCTACCCTAGCTTTTTATCATACTATAGTTGGAATCATATTATTAAATTTTAATATACTAAAGGTACCGTTGATAGCTAATATCTTATCTATCTATATTATTAGCGCTAACTTAAATCACAATTTGTCATTCCGAGGGGAGCAAAGCTGAGTCAAAGGATGACAGGTCAAAAAAATTTTAGAAGTATTAGAAGTAATTGTGTTAAGTTAAAGCCCATAATATCTATATATGACGCTCCAACAACACCTGCTCCTGTAGTCTTCTTAATCCTTCTTTTATAGCCCTTGCTCTAATTTCTCCTATGCCCTCTACTTCATCCAACTGCCCGATAGATGCCTTAAGAATTTTCTGAAAACTATTATATTGCTTTACTAAATTCTCTATAACACCAAGGGGCAATCTCGGGATCTTTGTCAAAATCCTGTATCCTTTAGGGGACACCGCTAAGTCCAATGCGTTTATACTATTGCCGTAACCTAATATTTTTGAGATGTTATTTAGATTTAGCAATTCTTCTGAAGTTAGAGATTTGATTGCTTTTTCAATTCCCTCGTAATCCCCTTCTGCCCCAAATTTATAATCGTAAATAACATGTTTTCCATCTTCTTTCACATTAGCTACTAATTCTTCTAACTGCATGCTTACCAATCGCCCTTCATTTCCTAATTCATAAATAAATTTCTCAATCTCATAGGCGATTTTCATTACCATCTCTGTTCTTTGTAAAACTACTGCTACATCATATACTGTCACCAAATCTTCAAACTCTAAAGCACTAAGACTGGTCATAGCTTTGTCGAAGGATATCTTATATTTTTCTAGGGTTTGTATAGCTTGATTGGCTTTGGTCAATATTTTGTCTGGGTCCTGTATAATATATTTATGATAACCTTTATATAAGGTAATGATATTACGTCTTTGAGAGATAGCAATAACAATTTCTCCCGTTTCTTTTGCAACCCGCTCTGCTGTACGATGTCGAATACCCGTTTCACTGGAAGGAACTGAAGAATCTGGAATCAACTGTGCATTGGCATATAATATTTTTTTAGCATCGTAGCTTAAAATAATAGCTCCATCCATTTTTCCTAGTTCATATATATAGGCAGGGGAAAAGTCTATATTGATATGAAACCCACCATCTACGACTTCCATGATATCCTGACTATCAGCAATAACAATCAACGCTCCCGTTTTAGCTCTTAACAAATTTTCCAGCCCTTCCCTCAAGGGTGTGCCAGGAGCCAATAATTTTAGAGTTTCCATTAACTCCTCTTCCTTGCTCCACTCTTCCTTAACCATCACACTGCCCTCCTTCTATCCTAATGTTTCAGTATATAATTTTACCATTATTTTGCCAATCAATCTATAAATTTATCAATATTTATAAGGAGATTTTTGTATAGATAACCAACGCCGAATTCCTCCTAAGGTTTTTCTACACCAAATACTTGTTGAATCACTTCTTGAAGGGTTTTCGACTGGATTACATCAATATTGTCAAACTTAACAGCCTTAGAAAAAGTATTTTTTGCAACATATACCTTCTTAAAGCCCATTCTAGCTAGTTCTTTTATTCTGCTCTCAAGGGCTGGAACTTTTTTCAATTCCCCTGTTAATCCTACATCAGCAATAAAAACTATATTATTAGATATTCCTATATTATATACAGAAGAGGCGATACTCATGATGACAGATAGATTTGCCGCTTGTTCTTTAAGCTTTATTCCACCTGTGGTTTTAATAACAACATTTTTATTAAATAAATTGATTCCTCCCCTTTGCTCTAGGATAGATATTAATGTGTTCAGTTGTTCTCTTCTTAGAGCTTCCCCAATTCTAGAAGGATAAGGAGTAAAGGAGTTAGATACCAAACTCTCTATTTCTGCAATAATAGGCCTAGAACCCTCTCTCAAAACAGTCAAAGCGCTCCCTGAAACAATCTCTCCCTCATCCCTTTTCGTCATAAAAAACTCCGAAGGATTATCTATAGATAAAAGTCCCTTTTCTGTCATAGAAAAAAAGCCCATCTCTCCAGTACTGCCAAACCTATTTTTAGTAGATAAAACAGCTCTTAGCTCTTCTTCATCTTCTCCTTCAATCACCAACACTGTATCTACAAGGTGTTCCAATGCTCTCAAACCTGCGATCTCGTCATTTTTATTCATTTGTCCTATCATGATGACTGCCTTTGGCTTATCACTATTTTTCGCAACCCTTAATAATTCATTAGAGCACTCCATAGTTTGTGTTGGATTGCCTGCCCTAGCCGGTAGGTGTTGACTTAAAGTAAATGTTTGTATACTATCTACAATGATCAAATCAGGTTCAATTTCTTCAATAGACTGTAGTACATAGTCCATACTGGTATCAGCTATAATCCAAATGTTTTCGTCTATCTTATCTAAGATTCTATCTGCTCTATTCTTAATCTGACTATCACTCTCTTCTCCAGAGGCATATAAAACCTTATAGCCTTTTGAAGCTACATCATTAGCTACAGCTAAGGTTAAAGTAGATTTCCCCCCTCCTGGAGGTGAAGTAATAATCGTTATAGAATCTCTAACAATTCCGCCCCCCATCACTCGATTAAATTCATTCATCCGTGTAATGATTCTATCGCTTTTACTACCTTGCACTTCTGATAGTTTTATTATAGGGGTTTTCTTCCTTATCTCATATTTCTTTACTGCAGATTTTTTATCCATCCGTACAATAGCTTCTTCAACTGTATTCCATTCATTACATTCTGAACATCTTCCTACCCATTTTAGGGACTGATAGCCACAATTCGAACATTGATATATTGTTTTCTCTTTCATTTTTCCTCCACATAAACCTTTCTAAAAAAGATTTTATTTTATACATCATTCACTTAAGTATACTATTATATACATCACTTTTTCAAGCAAAGCTCTAGTCTACAGGCTGAAATAGGCAATCTAAATTTAGCGTTTATATTTGCAGTACCGGATACTTCAAAAAGAAAAAAATAGAAAGGATCATCCTTCCTATTTTTTTCTTACTATTATATCATCATTTTGAAAGTCAATTTCCACATGACTTCCTGCTGTTA includes:
- a CDS encoding CarD family transcriptional regulator, with the translated sequence MFNIGDKIAYPIHGAGIIEAIEEREILGKSRKYYIMRMPLNNMKVMIPLDNVEDIGIRSVISLKEVEQVMAVLASDVTKMPQNWNRRYRANMDRIKSGDIYEVAEVVRNLMLRDREKTLSTGERKILNNARQILLSELILAADMEEAEVVQLIEKVVK
- the disA gene encoding DNA integrity scanning diadenylate cyclase DisA, whose amino-acid sequence is MVKEEWSKEEELMETLKLLAPGTPLREGLENLLRAKTGALIVIADSQDIMEVVDGGFHINIDFSPAYIYELGKMDGAIILSYDAKKILYANAQLIPDSSVPSSETGIRHRTAERVAKETGEIVIAISQRRNIITLYKGYHKYIIQDPDKILTKANQAIQTLEKYKISFDKAMTSLSALEFEDLVTVYDVAVVLQRTEMVMKIAYEIEKFIYELGNEGRLVSMQLEELVANVKEDGKHVIYDYKFGAEGDYEGIEKAIKSLTSEELLNLNNISKILGYGNSINALDLAVSPKGYRILTKIPRLPLGVIENLVKQYNSFQKILKASIGQLDEVEGIGEIRARAIKEGLRRLQEQVLLERHI
- the radA gene encoding DNA repair protein RadA, giving the protein MKEKTIYQCSNCGYQSLKWVGRCSECNEWNTVEEAIVRMDKKSAVKKYEIRKKTPIIKLSEVQGSKSDRIITRMNEFNRVMGGGIVRDSITIITSPPGGGKSTLTLAVANDVASKGYKVLYASGEESDSQIKNRADRILDKIDENIWIIADTSMDYVLQSIEEIEPDLIIVDSIQTFTLSQHLPARAGNPTQTMECSNELLRVAKNSDKPKAVIMIGQMNKNDEIAGLRALEHLVDTVLVIEGEDEEELRAVLSTKNRFGSTGEMGFFSMTEKGLLSIDNPSEFFMTKRDEGEIVSGSALTVLREGSRPIIAEIESLVSNSFTPYPSRIGEALRREQLNTLISILEQRGGINLFNKNVVIKTTGGIKLKEQAANLSVIMSIASSVYNIGISNNIVFIADVGLTGELKKVPALESRIKELARMGFKKVYVAKNTFSKAVKFDNIDVIQSKTLQEVIQQVFGVEKP